DNA from Alnus glutinosa chromosome 2, dhAlnGlut1.1, whole genome shotgun sequence:
aaccctagaccctagaccctaacaaaccctaaaccctaaaccctaaaaaaaaaaaaaaaaacctaaaaccctaaaccctagaccctaacaaaccctaaaccctaaaccataaaccctaaaaccctaaaccctaaaccctaatcgcttaaaaaaaaaaaaccctaaatcctaaaccctaaacccttgaaaaaaaaatttttacctacaaccctaaaccctaatcgctttaaaaaaaaaaaacctaaaaccctaaaccctaaccctagaccctagaccctaacaaaccctaaccgtaaactctaaaccctaaaccctaaaccctaaaccctaacaaaccctaaatcctaaaccctaaaccctaaaaaaaaaataacctacactttctaaaaaaaataccctaaccctaaaccctaaaaaaaaatcctacactttctaggaaaaaaatcctaaccctaaaccttaaaccctaactcctaaaccctaaaccttaaaaacattttgacatacactttctaaaaaaataccctaaccctaaaccgaaaaaaaaaaaaaaaaaattcctacactttctaggaaaaaaaccctaaccctaaaccttaaaccctaacactaaacccttaaaaataaaaaaacaaaatcctacacttttaaagaaacaaataaaacctaaccctaaaccctaacaaaccctaaccctaaaccctttaaaagaataaaaaaaataaaaacacttacactttctaaaaaaaaaactaaaaccctacataaaataatcctacactttcaaaacaaaccataaccctaaccctaaacccttaaaaataaaaaatgaaatatatttgtacacgtttatactgtaagccgtatgatttgtcttgtcctcttaaccctatacagataaacatggacaagtcttggatgtcaacacctaggggtacgacacggtataacgatgggtgtagggcgtttgtggcatttgccgttagtaattgTACGGCcggcgatggaaaaatttactgcccatgcaagtattgtcgaaataaccagcatCACACTCCTgagtacgttcttgcccacctgactggaggtcgggggatgaatccgggatacaatttgtggtatatgcacggtgagactacgactggttccgctattcctggtcagtgttcgagtcatcacagtggcacagaggccgctgaccgtagcactgaacatggtgatcatgtcacagaacaggagggtgtcgccgtggaacaggatgataacatgcacgccatgttgcgtgacgccttcggcgtgcacgatgttcctgaaggggtcagtactcttccgcaacaagttgatgaagatacctcgtgcggggacgcattgaagtaccaagagctgttaaagactgccgagaagccccttcaccctggtacgaagcacagtaaattgagtgctactgtacacatgtacaacttgaagtgcgttggaggtattagtaacaagatattttcagacattctcgaattcatcaatcagttgttgcctccttgcgatgaggcattgccagataacacgtatgaggcgaaaaagttcctaagtggcatgggtctggggtatgagaagattccggcgtgccgtaatgactgtatgttattctggaaagacaataaagaattagattcatgtaccgtatgtggagagtctaagtggagggctgatacacatgtagatgatgatggtgagatcatatcagcgagaaaaaaacgcccggtgaagatcttgaggtggtttccactcatcccacggttgcagaggttattcatgtctgagcatactgcgccccatatgagatggcatgcagaaggccgcactagggatggcgtattgaggcacccggccgacggtgaggcatggagatcgtttgacattttacacccagattttatggcagagagtaggaacgtccggcttggtttgacagcagatggatttaatccatttgggaacatgagcacatcccacagcacatggcccgtaatgcttgtgccgtacaatttgccaccttggatgtgcatgaaacagtcgtccttcatcctttccatggttatccctggaccgagctcaccaggtatggatattgatgtttaccttcagccattgattgatgagttgctggaactgtggaatgtaggggtacgaacattcgatgcttcaaagaaggaaaattttattatgcgatctcagttgatgtggacgataaacgactttccagcgtatgcagatttatctggttggcctaacaggggtgcgaaggcatgtccttgctgtatgcaatcgacgcgttctatacgcttaaagaacggatgcaaattttgctatatggggcacaggagatatctgccgcctgaacatctgtggcggcttaacaggaggacatttgacggtactgaagaatttgacagcgccccgattgtgccatgcggatacgaggttctccaacagttggacggagttgcgtttggggatgagaccgcgggtaagaagaagaaacggaagaagcggaagaagggtgcagggagttccgatgttatatggaagaagaaaagtatatttttcagattgccgtattgggaagacaatttgcttcggcacaatcttgatgttatgcacatagagaaaaatgtcatggacaatatacttggcactattttggatataaaagggaaaacgaaggacaacttggcagctcggctggacttgcaggaaatggggttgagacctaagttgcatccgttcacggccgccaatggtaaaacgtatattcccgctgcctgtcacaccatgactagagaggacaaagaaagttttctgaaggttcttcgaaatgtgagggtcccggacggatacgcctcgaacatttcacgatgtgttcggctgaaggaccgtacaatttccgggttgaagagccacgatagccacatactgatgcaacagcttcttccaattgcactgcgtaagtcattgcctgataaagttgttagacctcttgtggagatttcggcattttttagaggcatatgctcaacaaagctatcacaagaagatatggaccgactgcagggtgacgtctgtatcactttgtgcaaactAGAACaaatattccctccagggttttttacgagcatggtccacttggtcgtgcatcttgtgcgcgagtgtagactcggcggacccgtgcagtatagatggatgtacccggcggagaggtaaaattcagcgtaatatgtaaatatataatttgatttaaatgtaaccataattgacgacaattaaattgtcgtgtatgtgtgtacaccaggagtctggggcatttcaagtctactgtgcgcaataaagcggctcctgaggggtgcattgcggaggggtacatagcgaccgagctggtaacgttctgttcaaggtatctgaataacgcaccaacattccacaacagacctcagaggaatcctgatggatccaagggggcgggcacgcgtgttaccctgaaccggttgataatgcaccagattcatcgttatattgtgttcaactctgaagagtttcacaatttgcggacgtaagtagtgtttatatatttaacagaattcgaataacgTATCTAATTGATTttactacataattgtatacgctgaatgtaggatgcacaaagacgcgcttaggcgatcatgcactagaggtcgcattacggaggctcttattgaagcagaacatcatgagcagttctgcgaatggtaccctgcatatgtaaggaaatagttgtaatttttaagttggataaagttatgcgggttcaatataattacccaatacacgtgtttaatatttgtaattataacataggtcgatggccttgacgatcaacgtagggaggaattgggccacaacttggttatgcgttgtagagggctgaaggagacagcggtcaagtacaacaggtacgtggtaaatgggaaattgtttcgcacgcttgcccatgatgtgggaaggaggactcagaacagtggcgtatgtgttcctaccgttgaaggcgaaacgtactacgggcagttaaccgatatagttgaggtcgagtactatgacaggactacgtacgtcctatttaagtgcaattgggcagaccccacgatggaaagaggattcacaatagacgagtatggcctagtgtttgtcaacttcaatcacctcgtccacaggggagaactgattcaggacgagccgtacgtgcttacatctcaggtggatcaagtattctacgtcgaagatggaaggaacccaaattgggtttgtgcggttaggaccaaaccgcgcaacgtgtacgacgttggccagggggatgggagtaatgaggatggtacaacctaccatgagtgcgtaccgctcgtactagccactgatgacctacctgatacgaatgatgaattcgagtacgacaggcccgacattgatccgattgaagctcctgtgatacaatgattgatgtatttcttgtgagtataattagcttgaactcaacacacttgactgatatataaattgtttgtacaattcgcttgaactgaataagggtttctattatttgcataaatttcgttgtataatttgcatattcattaaaaatatattacaaaaaatattctaattaatttgtctacatttattcgcaggtattgatggaccagggacgccatccttatgcatatcgggcacctcgcccacccgtgccccccatgaccatgcccactgattcgacgccagtatatactgcggcgtggccaccccacccagacggggcttatagaccattgttgccgggtatggtggccgtgcccacgtcagatcacgggcagaccagcacagctggagttggcagctctccattgtcggagctgccgacattatctcagttagggttcacccaaccgggtaacgcctatcgatggtgggtgcaagagggggtggggtcacagggttatgcgccgtactttccgtatacgtatagtcgacctatgacgtgtaaccctgatagtgagacgcaggattgtagatttccactgtcacagaccggggagatgcagatgccggctgtggggttgggacagataccggcacaggcggcgatgcagggccagattttggggccgagacagatgccagcatcgggggcgagtcagggcccggggcatgtagagaggCAGATGCCGTtacctggtgagagccagatgccgctttccggtgagagtcagatgccagatgtgggggggagccagactacccatgaggaggacgttgcgatgttgggtaccgatcagttggcccccggtagcccccagggtatggattcagatgatgatcagcatcctccaccagccggagaggttggcgaggaggttgcaggcgacccagcgacgcaGCACATAGGGACtgggcagattcggttgatgggtaagtacatatgtagacatccttaaaactcatattatgttaccaaaatattttttttggtttggaaaaaaataactatttgattacattttgtttatatatgtgtgtgtgtgttatttagtgttaaccaattaaattaatgttgaatatattttttcattagggtacaacccagacgggaccatttattatgaggtgattgacgacccagcgagaaactgggtgctcccgagggggaagaaggttgtattgcagtacaatgctgctatacaacctgtaggacgagcctgcaatcgttttcggcgggaagtgggcaagatgatcaggagtgggtcctacatacacatgcgggacgaatgggcgagggtaaataggcagattaagcaggcaatgtggaacgcactgatggtatgtttatgaatataatttaattatttatttgaattaaacttgagcttaatgtttaggttgaagtttttaaacctataatgctttgattgaaatgtgcaggaggagttctatctacctgtatcagttgacatgcgcagggcacaacaggaggcgtggaatgatattggacgtaagcaccgctcgtggaagtcgaggttcaaaacccaactaggaattggagacggtgacacgcccgagagtatccgtgcgagaatgccggagaaattttttgagcagtatgatgcagaagatgtagaattcctgctgagagattggtgcagagagcataaaatcgtatgtaggccaaaaaattgtcaactattttttaataacagttcatttaattttagttttaatttaagtgtgtcaattgttacatgtttactttcatgttcaatgcgtaggcaacctctgaacggatgaagaggttgcgggagcggaatgacctaccccattgtgcgggatctaaaagttatgccagatttaatcacgaggaggtaattaaatatatatgtttatgtttttaatatttgttggtaattgtttttctttttctttttctttaaactatttttatcgctatctgtttgttatatatgtcaactgcatgacgacaggcatgtacatctggcacgccccccactcgcgccgcgtcgttcgtgaagacccacacaaagaaggacggcactttcctgaacgaccgtacacgggtcttatgcgtatgctactgatttagtttactaatatttttaaattatgtgtgatatgtcattattcaatatatgactttttcatgttgacgacgtacaggagaggatgacgcagagtttagccagtgatccagccgccacgcaaagcgtctccgcagacacggtgcgttgggcaccgaacgacgcttacgaacaggcgattgggaggcctgagtatgcagggagggttcggcaggttggcccgaacgtcacacctgttcgagggacatgtttttcatataggcctcggtcacaggggggaccatctcaggggacgtctcgggattgggccgaacagtctcggaagatggaagagatgcaagcggagctacatgctgagcgagcgaggaatgaccgtttggagcagcgcgtgcaacagttcgacggcatagagcagcgcttgcgagagatggaggtcttcatgtcctccatggcagtaccagcaccatgtgttggtaatcagtcttctcctgcacacgtaggtagtacgtcgtccgttggtagtgcatctgcaggtatggtttatattgtgtataggacaaaattaatttcaatttgttttcattacccctttaattttgcaagtaatattatatactttaattgtctatattatttgcaggtaattcgacaacggttggtacgttgtcgcctgttggacgacagctgagccagcactccactgtcgctacaccttcgcccgctacaccattcattgcgcagcaatcgccggtgggcgagaacacgcctgggacggtacctcgtgattcgcagagacgcctttcagatttgtagatattttgtgtaattattttttgttcgtaaatatttgcttgttaacgaatatgttattaattatttgtttgtgtagtatgatttcgtgttggttttgggtaaaataaatgctgcgttatttgtggtcgaaaattacaaaatttgaaaaattcaaaaaaaaatttaattaacccaaataaattttataaaacaataaaaaatttattttttttaattaaaaatacaattaaataattaaataaaaattttaattaaataaaaaactgaatttagttttttttttaattaaaaacattttgacacgtgtatcggaatacacgtgtcaaatttgacacgcgtattccgatacgcgtgtcaaaatgttttgacacgcgtattggaatacgcgtgtctaatttgacacgtgtattccgatacacgtgtcaaaacattttgacacgcgtatcggaatacgcgtgtcaaatttgacacgtgtattccaatacacgtgtcaaaacattttgacacgcgtattggaatacgcgtgtcaaatttgacacgtgtattccgatacacgtgtcaaaatgtgcagtttgtaacatgcacatttgacacgcgtaatacgcgtgtcaaagtacacgtgtctaaatgtttgacacgtgtacgacactgtacacgtgtcaaactgcacgtggctatttcataccatttttgtagtgacgtctgagagttttatttttttttttcttttgttttctcttctttatcATTTTGTCTATGATTTTCACGTATATGAGAGTGATGATCCATCTATTTACCTACCAAGATTCTTCTACGATGCTGCTCAAAATTTTTGGACAACAGTGATGCGATAAAGGCGTAACGAGTATTATTTACTGCGTACAAATTAAGGCGCATTCGATTCTTTTTTGGATTGGTTTTGTTTTAGCAAATCAAGGGTTGTCGTGGAAGACTTCTCTAACGTCACCTGCAGATCATTATCTTCTTTCAAGGCCAGACAACATCAATTTAATCTCTATTTGCTCAACATCGCCCTTATTCAATTTTTGTAACCATCcctgtatttttttatttttttttttagggagatTTACATAAATTTAGTAGATATGAagaattagtttttttaaaaagaacaaaattttaattcaaaaattcatttttctgACCTGTGCCTACCAGTGCCAATAGGTCAAAAGAATCTCTGTAAATTTTAGAAAAGGTTTCTTCACTTCACTTGAGCAAAACATTAATGGCTAGAGGTATTTATATAATCAATCATTTCGCTGCTTATTTACATTGTTAATTAGCATTTGATTTATATTGCTAACAAGTttcactaataaaaaataatatttagttacagttgagaaatatttagagagtttgatatttagTAAATTTGAAAAGTAGATAGGTTAGAAATTTCTTGAAgttaaatatagagaaaatttaAAGAGCCCGATGTGAATGTAAACTCAAATTGAAAGGAGTCTGAGCAAACTGGAATTGTTCAATATGAATACTATATTCATATCCATTCATCTTCTTAAATACATCATTCACAGATTGTTCATCATTTACAATACATATCAGAGGTAGTAAAGCAAAATGAACCTGAAACTCATATTTGCCaactttaatataattaaaCTTGCTTCTTTAAATGTTTTCCGGTGATTAGAGATTGTGAAGTAAGTAATTTGCAGTTTTCCATATTCTATCATTCTAGATGCTTCTGAGCAAAATATATTGTTGTACAATATTATTGGCCTATAtacttacaatatatatatatatatagtattggCCTATATGGTGTTGATACATTGTATCAGTACTGTTTTCCTTAATAGTGAAAATGACGGTGATATAAAAGTTTGTAATGCAGATTTAGTGGAGGCAAATTTGTGACCAAGTCAAGGTCTTCGAATTTATCTTCTTATTAGCCAGAGAACAAACATGTCCATTTTGTCTTTTCCAATGGTCCCCTATTTTGCTAATTTGGAAAAATTAGTGGTAGGAAATTAGAAGATTCTAACACTCTTtgtcaaacacaaggtttgaatTAATTCTTTTGATGATTATTCTTCACGTCTTATTCTCTTTAAATAAACGTCATAACCTTGTAAGATTGAACAACAGTTCGGTACAATTTCTATTTTGACTCATTCAAATGATAATAAGCATCTATTCTACTAATTAACAATAGACTCCTACTAACATAATAAAACATAAGAATCACTCACAGTGATCATCTTACGTGATAGTCTCACAATGATAGATTCAAACATTTAAATAACTCAAACTAAAGATGAGATAACAATTCACTGCTAATGATAAAGACTCACACAATAAAGTAATGTAAAAGGCTCTTAACAACTCGGGTGATGACTCGTGCTCGACCATCTCATCACATGCTCCCAGTGGCTTTGCTTTCCACCAGAATTTGAAATGTCAAATGTGGCTTTACCTTTTCGTCTCTTTTGAGaaagatataattaagattGATTGAGACAGGTTTTCCTGTAATAGTCCAAGACAGACAATCTGacataaaaaaacacaattacccTGCTGTTTGTTGTATGTTTGCGTGAAGACTGTACATATGTCGTTTGGGTGAAAAGTGTGCTTAATTTTAGAAGTTGCAGCTGATGAAGATTTTCCAACTGAGCCAAATTCCTAGAATTGTAAagataattgatatattttaTAGCTACGTCTAAATCCTgatcaaagaagaaagaagctaATCAAATGGTTATAATAGTTGAGCTATTAAATCTAGACAAATTAAGCTCAAAGTTGATTCAACATTGTAATAGGAACCAGTCCATCTTAATCAGCATTCAACTCAATATATGCTCGAACAACTTTGTAAAGTGAGATCCCATTTGAATAATTGATATCGATATATGTAGAACAAGGTGATATGGAAACGTAATGCTACTTTTTGCCAGAATTTAATGAGTTATATGCAATGTGTGAATACTTGCAGTCACAGCTTCAATAATTGATAGTCTTGTTCACATCCAGTTAACTAATTTGATTAGGATTGTAACAAAAACTCATAGATTTTATGTGATTCGGCCTCTGGCCTACATCCCCTCTGGCTTACGTCCACACGTCAAAGCCTTTTTGTTAGCTACATCTTTCATTGATTCATTTGATTATATACAACACTCTATTTCTAattctacattaacaacaataaatttaatttttcatcttGAAACTTTAGTGTCTTGAGTACTTGTAACTCTTGTTTCAATGAAACAGACCGCTACATCCGCTTCTCCCTGCTTCCAACAACCTGTTTTCCGCTAATCTAAAACACATATTTTGCTACAATGGTAATCTACCTTGGGATTACCACAAGTAGCAAAatattgctttattttattgttcCTCACCCCCCACAAGATTAGGCATCTGCAATTCTATAGGCTTTTAAACACGATTTTTACACAATTGACCTTTAAATTTGTAGTCAGAATggtttctctcctctctctttttttttttttcctctttttttttttttttgttaaaaaagaaaatcaaattaattgtaCAAGGACTATAATTAAGGCCCTGAATTTTAGATGTCATAGTCATTTTTGTAACAGCAAACTGCAAAAATTGTGGTGGTTCTGTTAATGAATTTTGGcagtagtttttatttttatttataaatatttaaattaacataaaagagaaaaaaaaaaaaaaagaaaaaaaaaaaagagaatgggtattgtttattagtattttggttttaagaataaaaataataatatgagcgctgaaaaaaaaaatatgactgttagaGAATATGAGtatttgcaaaaatataataataataaaaaaaaggaatgataagtaatatttaaaaaaatgtagaaaaaataatagagaaaCTGTTGAAATGTGTATTGACAAAGTAGTAACTAAAGTAAGAGAATTGCACTTTCTAGTAATTTcttgcttaaaaaaataaaataaaataatgcatGTACTAATGAAAGGATTAAATAACAAACACAGACAATCTAATCAGAAAACAGGGGATAAAAACAACTACTAGGAGGTTAATTCAAACAGATgggaaacaaataaaattacattGAATGGATTGTTATAGCAAAAGAAGTTACACTGATGAAGCAGTAGAAACTGGTAAAGAGAAAACAGGACTCATGATGAGAGCTTCCATAATCATCGACCTTCTTCAATGGTAGCTGTAAATTCATTAAATGATCGTGGTCTACTAGAAGAAGAACCTGAGCTAGAAAGGGATCTCCTTACAACAAAGGCTGGTTGTTTAGGAGTTGGGAGAGTTGCAGTTTCATTCCCAAGCATGAAAACTGCATTCAACATAGTGGGACGATCACTGGGGTCTTCTTGTACACATAAAAGTCCAACATTGACACACCTCAAAAATTCGTTTGTGTTGCAACTCTCACGTAATGTCTGGTCCATTAAatccaataaaaaaattggatatgaaaaaaaaattggaaaaagaaagaaagaagccatCCACCTGATGTTTCACCGTTAATTTGCAGCCTCACAGATTTTCAGAATAAACTTGGTTTGAGATAGATATCCTGAACCAAGGATACTGTAACAACTAAAATAccccttaattaaaaataaataaataaatagaaaatgaaaaaaaaaaaaaaaaagtttggttCAATTGTGTTGACCCACGATGCGGCAGTGTGTCTTTGGTGACCAATGATGTAATACCCCGTTTTAAATTAGGATTAAAACTCTCTAATAAAGGCTTaagagataaataaaaaataatatttaaggtTGAAATTAGGAAAACCAGAATTCGggaaacacttttttttttttttttttttttgacatgtccacacaagaggggaggggggattcaaactagtgaccttcgTTTTATAAGCCGTGGTCCCCAACCAACTGAATTACCCCTTGGAGACGAAAAACACTTGTTGAAATATCGTTACTTGCCTGCATTTCCGTTTTCAGCGTCCACGGTAAACGcctagaaattaatttttattattgcgTGTATAATTTACACATCAATAATTTCTTGGTGTTAATTTACATAAAccgataaatgaaaaataattatcgACATTAGTAATAAAACATTGATAATTATCGAAGGATACGTCGAATAATTATCGGTGTTCAACCATAAGCCTTAATCGCAGTGTATGACACTCCACGATCTTCAAAAACGCAAATCCTCTTTAATTGCATTTGTTATATGTCCAAATATACTTCAATTATTCTCCTTCGGTTTAATTGTTGTAATAATATGCAACGCATCTCCCTCTAAtataatgttattaaaatttatCTTTCGACATAACTCCATGACATATCAAACTGCCAAAGCTTTCGCTATTACTGGTTCGACTACCGCATTTTTTGTAGATCGAGGTTATctttaggcttggcaattttgacacgactctcaaattcgacacgaacacgacacgaatatatatGGTTTGAGTTTATACTataactcgtttatgacccgtcaatccgtttatgacacgtttatgacccacTAACTTGTTTATGACAAATTTCtgacccatcaacccgtttatgacgcATTAATGacatatttttatcaaattagttAAACAAGTTGACACGCTAACTCGACGAATTTACACGCCATTCAAATGGGTTGACACAACAACCCGAATTGTCATGCTTAATTTTCTTTAA
Protein-coding regions in this window:
- the LOC133861479 gene encoding uncharacterized protein LOC133861479, translating into MVHLVVHLVRECRLGGPVQYRWMYPAERSLGHFKSTVRNKAAPEGCIAEGYIATELVTFCSRYLNNAPTFHNRPQRNPDGSKGAGTRVTLNRLIMHQIHRYIVFNSEEFHNLRTMHKDALRRSCTRGRITEALIEAEHHEQFCEWYPAYVRK
- the LOC133861478 gene encoding uncharacterized protein LOC133861478 yields the protein MIDVFLVLMDQGRHPYAYRAPRPPVPPMTMPTDSTPVYTAAWPPHPDGAYRPLLPGMVAVPTSDHGQTSTAGVGSSPLSELPTLSQLGFTQPGNAYRWWVQEGVGSQGYAPYFPYTYSRPMTCNPDSETQDCRFPLSQTGEMQMPAVGLGQIPAQAAMQGQILGPRQMPASGASQGPGHVERQMPLPGESQMPLSGESQMPDVGGSQTTHEEDVAMLGTDQLAPGSPQGMDSDDDQHPPPAGEVGEEVAGDPATQHIGTGQIRLMGYNPDGTIYYEVIDDPARNWVLPRGKKVVLQYNAAIQPVGRACNRFRREVGKMIRSGSYIHMRDEWARVNRQIKQAMWNALMEEFYLPVSVDMRRAQQEAWNDIGRKHRSWKSRFKTQLGIGDGDTPESIRARMPEKFFEQYDAEDVEFLLRDWCREHKIATSERMKRLRERNDLPHCAGSKSYARFNHEEACTSGTPPTRAASFVKTHTKKDGTFLNDRTRVLCERMTQSLASDPAATQSVSADTVRWAPNDAYEQAIGRPEYAGRVRQVGPNVTPVRGTCFSYRPRSQGGPSQGTSRDWAEQSRKMEEMQAELHAERARNDRLEQRVQQFDGIEQRLREMEVFMSSMAVPAPCVGNQSSPAHVGSTSSVGSASAGNSTTVGTLSPVGRQLSQHSTVATPSPATPFIAQQSPVGENTPGTVPRDSQRRLSDL